The following proteins come from a genomic window of Diceros bicornis minor isolate mBicDic1 chromosome 4, mDicBic1.mat.cur, whole genome shotgun sequence:
- the LOC131404696 gene encoding low affinity immunoglobulin gamma Fc region receptor III-like produces the protein MTMEIQTFLNVHPGSLWLLQPLTVLLLLTSARRGAAHLPKAVVSLEPPWINVLREDTVTLKCQGAHTPGNDYTQWFHNGSSITTQVQPSYSFKARNNESGDYKCQTGQTSLSDPVHLDVISDWLLLQTTRLVFQDGEPIHLRCHGWRSKPLYKVTFFQNGKSKKFSHLNSSFSIRQANLSHSGEYHCTGVIGQMLHTSQPVNIIVQGPAALFVFPPWYQITFCLVMALLFAVDTGLYFSVQTDLRRSMRDWRNYKVRWSQAPQDK, from the exons ATGACTATGGAGATCCAGACATTTCTGAATGTACATCCTGGTAGCCTTTGGCTGCTTCAACCACTGACAGTTTTGCTGCTGCTGA CTTCTGCACGCAGGGGAGCTG CACATCTCCCAAAGGCTGTGGTGAGCCTTGAGCCCCCGTGGATCAATGTGCTCCGGGAGGATACCGTGACTCTGAAGTGCCAGGGGGCCCACACCCCTGGGAATGACTACACCCAATGGTTCCATAATGGGAGCTCCATCACAACCCAAGTCCAGCCCAGCTACAGCTTTAAGGCCAGAAACAATGAAAGCGGAGACTACAAGTGCCAGACGGGCCAGACCAGCCTCAGCGACCCTGTGCATCTGGATGTGATTTCTG ACTGGTTGCTGCTCCAGACCACTCGCCTGGTGTTCCAGGATGGGGAACCCATCCACCTGAGGTGCCACGGCTGGAGAAGCAAGCCTCTGTACAAGGTCACATTCTTCCAGAATGGAAAATCCAAGAAGTTTTCCCATCTGAATTCCAGCTTCTCCATCAGACAAGCAAACCTCAGTCACAGTGGCGAGTACCACTGCACGGGAGTTATAGGGCAAATGCTGCACACGTCACAGCCTGTGAACATCATTGTCCAAG GTCCGGCAGCACTATTCGTCTTTCCGCCTTGGTATCAAATCACTTTCTGTCTGGTGATGGCGCTCCTGTTTGCAGTGGACACGGGGCTGTATTTTTCCGTGCAGACAGACCTTCGAAGATCAATGAGAGACTGGAGGAACTACAAAGTCAGATGGAGCCAGGCCCCTCAGGACAAATGA